A window from Symphalangus syndactylus isolate Jambi chromosome 22, NHGRI_mSymSyn1-v2.1_pri, whole genome shotgun sequence encodes these proteins:
- the PLEKHN1 gene encoding pleckstrin homology domain-containing family N member 1 isoform X5: MGNSHCVPQAPRRLRASFSRKPSLKGNREDSARMPAGLLGPEAARSGDAAANKLFHYIPGTDILDLENQRENLEQPFLSVFKKGRRRVPVRNLGKVVHYAKVQLRFQHSQDVSDCYLELFPAHLYFQAHGSEGLTFQGLLPLTELSVCSLEGSREHAFQITGPLPAPLLVLCPSRAELDRWLYHLEKQTALLGEPQRCHSAPPQGSCGDELPWTLQRRLTRLRTASGHEPGGSAVCASRVKLQHLPAQEQWDRLLVLYPTSLAIFSEELDGLCFKGELPLRAVHINLEEKEKQIRSFLIEGPLINTIRVVCASYEDYGHWLLCLRAVTHRERAPPLPGAESFPGLQVMGSGRGSLSSGGRISWDLGCLAPPSTRTSHSLPESSVPSTVGCSSHHTPDQASSDRTSIGRRRTELRRSGSSRSPRSKARAEGHGPVTPLHLDLTQFLSAMQSAPGPVPLSPLPSVPVSVPASDPGSSSSGPAGPHLLSKKGALQSRASQRHRGSAKDGGPQPPDSLQLVSSAREGSPEPRLPLTDDRSPRRSRDPGYNHLLDETLSSSHQKCPQLGGPEASGGLVQWI, encoded by the exons ATGGGGAACAGCCACTGTGTGCCTCAGGCCCCCAGGAGGCTCCGGGCCTCCTTCTCCAGAAAGCCCTCCTTGAAAGGAAACAG AGAGGACAGCGCGCGGATGCCGGCCGGCCTGCTGGGCCCCGAGGCTGCTCGAAGCGGGGACGCCGCCGCCAACAAGCTCTTCCACTACATCCCGGGCACG GACATCCTGGACCTGGAGAACCAGCGAGAAAACCTGGAGCAGCCATTCCTGAGTGTGTTCAAGAAGGGGCGGCGAAGGGTGCCTGTGAGGAACCTGGGAAAAGTTGTGCATTATGCCAAGGTCCAGCTGCGGTTCCAGCACAGCCAG GATGTCAGCGACTGCTACCTGGAGCTGTTCCCCGCCCACCTGTACTTCCAGGCCCACGGCTCGGAAGGACTCACATTTCAG GGGCTGTTACCGCTGACGGAGCTGAGCGTCTGCTCGCTCGAGGGGTCCCGAGAGCACGCCTTCCAGATCACAG GCCCGCTGCCCGCACCCCTCCTGGTGCTCTGCCCCAGCCGGGCCGAGCTGGACCGCTGGCTTTACCACCTGGAGAAGCAGACGGCCCTCCTCGGGGAACCGCAGCGCTGCCACTCGGCACCCCCACAG GGGTCCTGCGGAGACGAGCTCCCCTGGACTCTGCAGCGCCGTCTAACCCGGCTGCGGACCGCGTCAGGACACGAACCCGGCGGCAGTGCTGTCTGTGCCTCCAGGGTCAAGCTGCAGCACCTGCCGGCACAG GAGCAGTGGGACCGGCTTTTGGTCCTGTACCCAACGTCCTTGGCCATTTTCTCCGAGGAGCTGGACGGGCTTTGCTTCAAG GGGGAGCTCCCACTCCGTGCGGTCCACATCAAcctggaggagaaggagaagcagatCCGTTCCTTCCTGATTGAAG GCCCCCTCATCAACACCATCCGCGTGGTGTGCGCCAGCTACGAGGACTACGGCCACTGGCTGCTGTGCCTTCGCGCCGTCACCCACAGGGAGCGGGCCCCGCCGCTGCCTGGTGCCGAGAGCTTCCCAGGGTTGCAG GTTATGGGCAGTGGCCGAGGCTCACTCTCCTCAGGCGGACGGATCAGCTGGGACTTGGGGTGCCTGGCGCCCCCCTCCACCCGCACCAGCCACTCCCTGCCTGAGTCCTCAGTGCCATCCACCGTGGGCTGCTCCTCCCACCACACACCG GACCAGGCCAGCTCTGACCGCACCAGCATTGGCCGACGGAGGACCGAGCTGAGACGCAGCGGCAGCAGCCGCTCACCCAGGAGCAAGGCCCGGGCAGAGGGCCACGGCCCTGTCACCCCACTGCACCTGGACCTGACCCAG TTCCTCAGTGCCATGCAGAGTGCACCTGGACCTGTGCCCTTAAGCCCACTCCCCTCGGTGCCTGTGTCTGTGCCTGCCTCTGACCCTGGCTCCAGCTCCTCTGGCCCCGCTGGCCCCCACTTGCTCTCCAAGAAGGGAGCCCTGCAGTCCAGAGCCTCTCAGAGACACCGGGGCTCAGCCAAGGATGGGGGGCCACAGCCCCCAGACTCCCTTCAGCTT GTCTCCTCTGCCAGGGAAGGTTCGCCTGAACCCCGGCTGCCTCTGACAG ATGATCGGTCCCCCAGGAGGAGCCGGGACCCTGGCTACAACCACCTCTTGGACGAGACTTTGTCTTCTTCCCACCAGAAGTGCCCCCAGCTTGGAGGGCCTGAGGCCAGTGGGGGGCTTGTGCAGTGGATCTGA
- the PLEKHN1 gene encoding pleckstrin homology domain-containing family N member 1 isoform X4, translating into MGNSHCVPQAPRRLRASFSRKPSLKGNREDSARMPAGLLGPEAARSGDAAANKLFHYIPGTDILDLENQRENLEQPFLSVFKKGRRRVPVRNLGKVVHYAKVQLRFQHSQDVSDCYLELFPAHLYFQAHGSEGLTFQGLLPLTELSVCSLEGSREHAFQITGPLPAPLLVLCPSRAELDRWLYHLEKQTALLGEPQRCHSAPPQRRLTRLRTASGHEPGGSAVCASRVKLQHLPAQEQWDRLLVLYPTSLAIFSEELDGLCFKGELPLRAVHINLEEKEKQIRSFLIEGPLINTIRVVCASYEDYGHWLLCLRAVTHRERAPPLPGAESFPGLQVMGSGRGSLSSGGRISWDLGCLAPPSTRTSHSLPESSVPSTVGCSSHHTPDQASSDRTSIGRRRTELRRSGSSRSPRSKARAEGHGPVTPLHLDLTQLNRLSLESSPDTPDRTSETSHSPLYADPYTPPATSHRRVTDVRGLEEFLSAMQSAPGPVPLSPLPSVPVSVPASDPGSSSSGPAGPHLLSKKGALQSRASQRHRGSAKDGGPQPPDSLQLVSSAREGSPEPRLPLTDDRSPRRSRDPGYNHLLDETLSSSHQKCPQLGGPEASGGLVQWI; encoded by the exons ATGGGGAACAGCCACTGTGTGCCTCAGGCCCCCAGGAGGCTCCGGGCCTCCTTCTCCAGAAAGCCCTCCTTGAAAGGAAACAG AGAGGACAGCGCGCGGATGCCGGCCGGCCTGCTGGGCCCCGAGGCTGCTCGAAGCGGGGACGCCGCCGCCAACAAGCTCTTCCACTACATCCCGGGCACG GACATCCTGGACCTGGAGAACCAGCGAGAAAACCTGGAGCAGCCATTCCTGAGTGTGTTCAAGAAGGGGCGGCGAAGGGTGCCTGTGAGGAACCTGGGAAAAGTTGTGCATTATGCCAAGGTCCAGCTGCGGTTCCAGCACAGCCAG GATGTCAGCGACTGCTACCTGGAGCTGTTCCCCGCCCACCTGTACTTCCAGGCCCACGGCTCGGAAGGACTCACATTTCAG GGGCTGTTACCGCTGACGGAGCTGAGCGTCTGCTCGCTCGAGGGGTCCCGAGAGCACGCCTTCCAGATCACAG GCCCGCTGCCCGCACCCCTCCTGGTGCTCTGCCCCAGCCGGGCCGAGCTGGACCGCTGGCTTTACCACCTGGAGAAGCAGACGGCCCTCCTCGGGGAACCGCAGCGCTGCCACTCGGCACCCCCACAG CGCCGTCTAACCCGGCTGCGGACCGCGTCAGGACACGAACCCGGCGGCAGTGCTGTCTGTGCCTCCAGGGTCAAGCTGCAGCACCTGCCGGCACAG GAGCAGTGGGACCGGCTTTTGGTCCTGTACCCAACGTCCTTGGCCATTTTCTCCGAGGAGCTGGACGGGCTTTGCTTCAAG GGGGAGCTCCCACTCCGTGCGGTCCACATCAAcctggaggagaaggagaagcagatCCGTTCCTTCCTGATTGAAG GCCCCCTCATCAACACCATCCGCGTGGTGTGCGCCAGCTACGAGGACTACGGCCACTGGCTGCTGTGCCTTCGCGCCGTCACCCACAGGGAGCGGGCCCCGCCGCTGCCTGGTGCCGAGAGCTTCCCAGGGTTGCAG GTTATGGGCAGTGGCCGAGGCTCACTCTCCTCAGGCGGACGGATCAGCTGGGACTTGGGGTGCCTGGCGCCCCCCTCCACCCGCACCAGCCACTCCCTGCCTGAGTCCTCAGTGCCATCCACCGTGGGCTGCTCCTCCCACCACACACCG GACCAGGCCAGCTCTGACCGCACCAGCATTGGCCGACGGAGGACCGAGCTGAGACGCAGCGGCAGCAGCCGCTCACCCAGGAGCAAGGCCCGGGCAGAGGGCCACGGCCCTGTCACCCCACTGCACCTGGACCTGACCCAG CTGAACAGGCTGAGCCTAGAGAGCAGCCCAGACACCCCTGACCGCACTTCAGAAACATCACACTCGCCCCTCTATGCCGACCCCTACACACCACCCGCCACCTCCCACCGCAGGGTCACAGATGTCCGGGGCCTGGAGGAG TTCCTCAGTGCCATGCAGAGTGCACCTGGACCTGTGCCCTTAAGCCCACTCCCCTCGGTGCCTGTGTCTGTGCCTGCCTCTGACCCTGGCTCCAGCTCCTCTGGCCCCGCTGGCCCCCACTTGCTCTCCAAGAAGGGAGCCCTGCAGTCCAGAGCCTCTCAGAGACACCGGGGCTCAGCCAAGGATGGGGGGCCACAGCCCCCAGACTCCCTTCAGCTT GTCTCCTCTGCCAGGGAAGGTTCGCCTGAACCCCGGCTGCCTCTGACAG ATGATCGGTCCCCCAGGAGGAGCCGGGACCCTGGCTACAACCACCTCTTGGACGAGACTTTGTCTTCTTCCCACCAGAAGTGCCCCCAGCTTGGAGGGCCTGAGGCCAGTGGGGGGCTTGTGCAGTGGATCTGA
- the PLEKHN1 gene encoding pleckstrin homology domain-containing family N member 1 isoform X6: MGNSHCVPQAPRRLRASFSRKPSLKGNREDSARMPAGLLGPEAARSGDAAANKLFHYIPGTDILDLENQRENLEQPFLSVFKKGRRRVPVRNLGKVVHYAKVQLRFQHSQDVSDCYLELFPAHLYFQAHGSEGLTFQGLLPLTELSVCSLEGSREHAFQITGPLPAPLLVLCPSRAELDRWLYHLEKQTALLGEPQRCHSAPPQGSCGDELPWTLQRRLTRLRTASGHEPGGSAVCASRVKLQHLPAQEQWDRLLVLYPTSLAIFSEELDGLCFKGELPLRAVHINLEEKEKQIRSFLIEGPLINTIRVVCASYEDYGHWLLCLRAVTHRERAPPLPGAESFPGLQVMGSGRGSLSSGGRISWDLGCLAPPSTRTSHSLPESSVPSTVGCSSHHTPLNRLSLESSPDTPDRTSETSHSPLYADPYTPPATSHRRVTDVRGLEEFLSAMQSAPGPVPLSPLPSVPVSVPASDPGSSSSGPAGPHLLSKKGALQSRASQRHRGSAKDGGPQPPDSLQLVSSAREGSPEPRLPLTDDRSPRRSRDPGYNHLLDETLSSSHQKCPQLGGPEASGGLVQWI, encoded by the exons ATGGGGAACAGCCACTGTGTGCCTCAGGCCCCCAGGAGGCTCCGGGCCTCCTTCTCCAGAAAGCCCTCCTTGAAAGGAAACAG AGAGGACAGCGCGCGGATGCCGGCCGGCCTGCTGGGCCCCGAGGCTGCTCGAAGCGGGGACGCCGCCGCCAACAAGCTCTTCCACTACATCCCGGGCACG GACATCCTGGACCTGGAGAACCAGCGAGAAAACCTGGAGCAGCCATTCCTGAGTGTGTTCAAGAAGGGGCGGCGAAGGGTGCCTGTGAGGAACCTGGGAAAAGTTGTGCATTATGCCAAGGTCCAGCTGCGGTTCCAGCACAGCCAG GATGTCAGCGACTGCTACCTGGAGCTGTTCCCCGCCCACCTGTACTTCCAGGCCCACGGCTCGGAAGGACTCACATTTCAG GGGCTGTTACCGCTGACGGAGCTGAGCGTCTGCTCGCTCGAGGGGTCCCGAGAGCACGCCTTCCAGATCACAG GCCCGCTGCCCGCACCCCTCCTGGTGCTCTGCCCCAGCCGGGCCGAGCTGGACCGCTGGCTTTACCACCTGGAGAAGCAGACGGCCCTCCTCGGGGAACCGCAGCGCTGCCACTCGGCACCCCCACAG GGGTCCTGCGGAGACGAGCTCCCCTGGACTCTGCAGCGCCGTCTAACCCGGCTGCGGACCGCGTCAGGACACGAACCCGGCGGCAGTGCTGTCTGTGCCTCCAGGGTCAAGCTGCAGCACCTGCCGGCACAG GAGCAGTGGGACCGGCTTTTGGTCCTGTACCCAACGTCCTTGGCCATTTTCTCCGAGGAGCTGGACGGGCTTTGCTTCAAG GGGGAGCTCCCACTCCGTGCGGTCCACATCAAcctggaggagaaggagaagcagatCCGTTCCTTCCTGATTGAAG GCCCCCTCATCAACACCATCCGCGTGGTGTGCGCCAGCTACGAGGACTACGGCCACTGGCTGCTGTGCCTTCGCGCCGTCACCCACAGGGAGCGGGCCCCGCCGCTGCCTGGTGCCGAGAGCTTCCCAGGGTTGCAG GTTATGGGCAGTGGCCGAGGCTCACTCTCCTCAGGCGGACGGATCAGCTGGGACTTGGGGTGCCTGGCGCCCCCCTCCACCCGCACCAGCCACTCCCTGCCTGAGTCCTCAGTGCCATCCACCGTGGGCTGCTCCTCCCACCACACACCG CTGAACAGGCTGAGCCTAGAGAGCAGCCCAGACACCCCTGACCGCACTTCAGAAACATCACACTCGCCCCTCTATGCCGACCCCTACACACCACCCGCCACCTCCCACCGCAGGGTCACAGATGTCCGGGGCCTGGAGGAG TTCCTCAGTGCCATGCAGAGTGCACCTGGACCTGTGCCCTTAAGCCCACTCCCCTCGGTGCCTGTGTCTGTGCCTGCCTCTGACCCTGGCTCCAGCTCCTCTGGCCCCGCTGGCCCCCACTTGCTCTCCAAGAAGGGAGCCCTGCAGTCCAGAGCCTCTCAGAGACACCGGGGCTCAGCCAAGGATGGGGGGCCACAGCCCCCAGACTCCCTTCAGCTT GTCTCCTCTGCCAGGGAAGGTTCGCCTGAACCCCGGCTGCCTCTGACAG ATGATCGGTCCCCCAGGAGGAGCCGGGACCCTGGCTACAACCACCTCTTGGACGAGACTTTGTCTTCTTCCCACCAGAAGTGCCCCCAGCTTGGAGGGCCTGAGGCCAGTGGGGGGCTTGTGCAGTGGATCTGA
- the PLEKHN1 gene encoding pleckstrin homology domain-containing family N member 1 isoform X3: MGNSHCVPQAPRRLRASFSRKPSLKGNREDSARMPAGLLGPEAARSGDAAANKLFHYIPGTDILDLENQRENLEQPFLSVFKKGRRRVPVRNLGKVVHYAKVQLRFQHSQDVSDCYLELFPAHLYFQAHGSEGLTFQGLLPLTELSVCSLEGSREHAFQITGPLPAPLLVLCPSRAELDRWLYHLEKQTALLGEPQRCHSAPPQGSCGDELPWTLQRRLTRLRTASGHEPGGSAVCASRVKLQHLPAQEQWDRLLVLYPTSLAIFSEELDGLCFKGELPLRAVHINLEEKEKQIRSFLIEGPLINTIRVVCASYEDYGHWLLCLRAVTHRERAPPLPGAESFPGLQVMGSGRGSLSSGGRISWDLGCLAPPSTRTSHSLPESSVPSTVGCSSHHTPDQASSDRTSIGRRRTELRRSGSSRSPRSKARAEGHGPVTPLHLDLTQLNRLSLESSPDTPDRTSETSHSPLYADPYTPPATSHRRVTDVRGLEEFLSAMQSAPGPVPLSPLPSVPVSVPASDPGSSSSGPAGPHLLSKKGALQSRASQRHRGSAKDGGPQPPDSLQLVSSAREGSPEPRLPLTDDRSPRRSRDPGYNHLLDETLSSSHQKCPQLGGPEASGGLVQWI, translated from the exons ATGGGGAACAGCCACTGTGTGCCTCAGGCCCCCAGGAGGCTCCGGGCCTCCTTCTCCAGAAAGCCCTCCTTGAAAGGAAACAG AGAGGACAGCGCGCGGATGCCGGCCGGCCTGCTGGGCCCCGAGGCTGCTCGAAGCGGGGACGCCGCCGCCAACAAGCTCTTCCACTACATCCCGGGCACG GACATCCTGGACCTGGAGAACCAGCGAGAAAACCTGGAGCAGCCATTCCTGAGTGTGTTCAAGAAGGGGCGGCGAAGGGTGCCTGTGAGGAACCTGGGAAAAGTTGTGCATTATGCCAAGGTCCAGCTGCGGTTCCAGCACAGCCAG GATGTCAGCGACTGCTACCTGGAGCTGTTCCCCGCCCACCTGTACTTCCAGGCCCACGGCTCGGAAGGACTCACATTTCAG GGGCTGTTACCGCTGACGGAGCTGAGCGTCTGCTCGCTCGAGGGGTCCCGAGAGCACGCCTTCCAGATCACAG GCCCGCTGCCCGCACCCCTCCTGGTGCTCTGCCCCAGCCGGGCCGAGCTGGACCGCTGGCTTTACCACCTGGAGAAGCAGACGGCCCTCCTCGGGGAACCGCAGCGCTGCCACTCGGCACCCCCACAG GGGTCCTGCGGAGACGAGCTCCCCTGGACTCTGCAGCGCCGTCTAACCCGGCTGCGGACCGCGTCAGGACACGAACCCGGCGGCAGTGCTGTCTGTGCCTCCAGGGTCAAGCTGCAGCACCTGCCGGCACAG GAGCAGTGGGACCGGCTTTTGGTCCTGTACCCAACGTCCTTGGCCATTTTCTCCGAGGAGCTGGACGGGCTTTGCTTCAAG GGGGAGCTCCCACTCCGTGCGGTCCACATCAAcctggaggagaaggagaagcagatCCGTTCCTTCCTGATTGAAG GCCCCCTCATCAACACCATCCGCGTGGTGTGCGCCAGCTACGAGGACTACGGCCACTGGCTGCTGTGCCTTCGCGCCGTCACCCACAGGGAGCGGGCCCCGCCGCTGCCTGGTGCCGAGAGCTTCCCAGGGTTGCAG GTTATGGGCAGTGGCCGAGGCTCACTCTCCTCAGGCGGACGGATCAGCTGGGACTTGGGGTGCCTGGCGCCCCCCTCCACCCGCACCAGCCACTCCCTGCCTGAGTCCTCAGTGCCATCCACCGTGGGCTGCTCCTCCCACCACACACCG GACCAGGCCAGCTCTGACCGCACCAGCATTGGCCGACGGAGGACCGAGCTGAGACGCAGCGGCAGCAGCCGCTCACCCAGGAGCAAGGCCCGGGCAGAGGGCCACGGCCCTGTCACCCCACTGCACCTGGACCTGACCCAG CTGAACAGGCTGAGCCTAGAGAGCAGCCCAGACACCCCTGACCGCACTTCAGAAACATCACACTCGCCCCTCTATGCCGACCCCTACACACCACCCGCCACCTCCCACCGCAGGGTCACAGATGTCCGGGGCCTGGAGGAG TTCCTCAGTGCCATGCAGAGTGCACCTGGACCTGTGCCCTTAAGCCCACTCCCCTCGGTGCCTGTGTCTGTGCCTGCCTCTGACCCTGGCTCCAGCTCCTCTGGCCCCGCTGGCCCCCACTTGCTCTCCAAGAAGGGAGCCCTGCAGTCCAGAGCCTCTCAGAGACACCGGGGCTCAGCCAAGGATGGGGGGCCACAGCCCCCAGACTCCCTTCAGCTT GTCTCCTCTGCCAGGGAAGGTTCGCCTGAACCCCGGCTGCCTCTGACAG ATGATCGGTCCCCCAGGAGGAGCCGGGACCCTGGCTACAACCACCTCTTGGACGAGACTTTGTCTTCTTCCCACCAGAAGTGCCCCCAGCTTGGAGGGCCTGAGGCCAGTGGGGGGCTTGTGCAGTGGATCTGA
- the PLEKHN1 gene encoding pleckstrin homology domain-containing family N member 1 isoform X1, giving the protein MGNSHCVPQAPRRLRASFSRKPSLKGNREDSARMPAGLLGPEAARSGDAAANKLFHYIPGTDILDLENQRENLEQPFLSVFKKGRRRVPVRNLGKVVHYAKVQLRFQHSQDVSDCYLELFPAHLYFQAHGSEGLTFQGLLPLTELSVCSLEGSREHAFQITGVWDASRAPRGTPDPGLGGGLPCGLRSKCVYVCALSALPAGPLPAPLLVLCPSRAELDRWLYHLEKQTALLGEPQRCHSAPPQGSCGDELPWTLQRRLTRLRTASGHEPGGSAVCASRVKLQHLPAQEQWDRLLVLYPTSLAIFSEELDGLCFKGELPLRAVHINLEEKEKQIRSFLIEGPLINTIRVVCASYEDYGHWLLCLRAVTHRERAPPLPGAESFPGLQVMGSGRGSLSSGGRISWDLGCLAPPSTRTSHSLPESSVPSTVGCSSHHTPDQASSDRTSIGRRRTELRRSGSSRSPRSKARAEGHGPVTPLHLDLTQLNRLSLESSPDTPDRTSETSHSPLYADPYTPPATSHRRVTDVRGLEEFLSAMQSAPGPVPLSPLPSVPVSVPASDPGSSSSGPAGPHLLSKKGALQSRASQRHRGSAKDGGPQPPDSLQLVSSAREGSPEPRLPLTDDRSPRRSRDPGYNHLLDETLSSSHQKCPQLGGPEASGGLVQWI; this is encoded by the exons ATGGGGAACAGCCACTGTGTGCCTCAGGCCCCCAGGAGGCTCCGGGCCTCCTTCTCCAGAAAGCCCTCCTTGAAAGGAAACAG AGAGGACAGCGCGCGGATGCCGGCCGGCCTGCTGGGCCCCGAGGCTGCTCGAAGCGGGGACGCCGCCGCCAACAAGCTCTTCCACTACATCCCGGGCACG GACATCCTGGACCTGGAGAACCAGCGAGAAAACCTGGAGCAGCCATTCCTGAGTGTGTTCAAGAAGGGGCGGCGAAGGGTGCCTGTGAGGAACCTGGGAAAAGTTGTGCATTATGCCAAGGTCCAGCTGCGGTTCCAGCACAGCCAG GATGTCAGCGACTGCTACCTGGAGCTGTTCCCCGCCCACCTGTACTTCCAGGCCCACGGCTCGGAAGGACTCACATTTCAG GGGCTGTTACCGCTGACGGAGCTGAGCGTCTGCTCGCTCGAGGGGTCCCGAGAGCACGCCTTCCAGATCACAGGTGTTTGGGATGCTTCCCGGGCCCCCAGAGGCACTCCTGACCCAGGCCTTGGAGGGGGCCTGCCCTGTGGGCTGCGGagcaagtgtgtgtatgtgtgtgccctCTCTGCCCTGCCCGCAGGCCCGCTGCCCGCACCCCTCCTGGTGCTCTGCCCCAGCCGGGCCGAGCTGGACCGCTGGCTTTACCACCTGGAGAAGCAGACGGCCCTCCTCGGGGAACCGCAGCGCTGCCACTCGGCACCCCCACAG GGGTCCTGCGGAGACGAGCTCCCCTGGACTCTGCAGCGCCGTCTAACCCGGCTGCGGACCGCGTCAGGACACGAACCCGGCGGCAGTGCTGTCTGTGCCTCCAGGGTCAAGCTGCAGCACCTGCCGGCACAG GAGCAGTGGGACCGGCTTTTGGTCCTGTACCCAACGTCCTTGGCCATTTTCTCCGAGGAGCTGGACGGGCTTTGCTTCAAG GGGGAGCTCCCACTCCGTGCGGTCCACATCAAcctggaggagaaggagaagcagatCCGTTCCTTCCTGATTGAAG GCCCCCTCATCAACACCATCCGCGTGGTGTGCGCCAGCTACGAGGACTACGGCCACTGGCTGCTGTGCCTTCGCGCCGTCACCCACAGGGAGCGGGCCCCGCCGCTGCCTGGTGCCGAGAGCTTCCCAGGGTTGCAG GTTATGGGCAGTGGCCGAGGCTCACTCTCCTCAGGCGGACGGATCAGCTGGGACTTGGGGTGCCTGGCGCCCCCCTCCACCCGCACCAGCCACTCCCTGCCTGAGTCCTCAGTGCCATCCACCGTGGGCTGCTCCTCCCACCACACACCG GACCAGGCCAGCTCTGACCGCACCAGCATTGGCCGACGGAGGACCGAGCTGAGACGCAGCGGCAGCAGCCGCTCACCCAGGAGCAAGGCCCGGGCAGAGGGCCACGGCCCTGTCACCCCACTGCACCTGGACCTGACCCAG CTGAACAGGCTGAGCCTAGAGAGCAGCCCAGACACCCCTGACCGCACTTCAGAAACATCACACTCGCCCCTCTATGCCGACCCCTACACACCACCCGCCACCTCCCACCGCAGGGTCACAGATGTCCGGGGCCTGGAGGAG TTCCTCAGTGCCATGCAGAGTGCACCTGGACCTGTGCCCTTAAGCCCACTCCCCTCGGTGCCTGTGTCTGTGCCTGCCTCTGACCCTGGCTCCAGCTCCTCTGGCCCCGCTGGCCCCCACTTGCTCTCCAAGAAGGGAGCCCTGCAGTCCAGAGCCTCTCAGAGACACCGGGGCTCAGCCAAGGATGGGGGGCCACAGCCCCCAGACTCCCTTCAGCTT GTCTCCTCTGCCAGGGAAGGTTCGCCTGAACCCCGGCTGCCTCTGACAG ATGATCGGTCCCCCAGGAGGAGCCGGGACCCTGGCTACAACCACCTCTTGGACGAGACTTTGTCTTCTTCCCACCAGAAGTGCCCCCAGCTTGGAGGGCCTGAGGCCAGTGGGGGGCTTGTGCAGTGGATCTGA
- the PLEKHN1 gene encoding pleckstrin homology domain-containing family N member 1 isoform X9 — MPRSSCGSSTARMSATATWSCSPPTCTSRPTARKDSHFRPAARTPPGALPQPGRAGPLALPPGEADGPPRGTAALPLGTPTGVLRRRAPLDSAAPSNPAADRVRTRTRRQCCLCLQGQAAAPAGTGGCEEQWDRLLVLYPTSLAIFSEELDGLCFKGELPLRAVHINLEEKEKQIRSFLIEGPLINTIRVVCASYEDYGHWLLCLRAVTHRERAPPLPGAESFPGLQVMGSGRGSLSSGGRISWDLGCLAPPSTRTSHSLPESSVPSTVGCSSHHTPDQASSDRTSIGRRRTELRRSGSSRSPRSKARAEGHGPVTPLHLDLTQLNRLSLESSPDTPDRTSETSHSPLYADPYTPPATSHRRVTDVRGLEEFLSAMQSAPGPVPLSPLPSVPVSVPASDPGSSSSGPAGPHLLSKKGALQSRASQRHRGSAKDGGPQPPDSLQLVSSAREGSPEPRLPLTDDRSPRRSRDPGYNHLLDETLSSSHQKCPQLGGPEASGGLVQWI, encoded by the exons ATGCCAAGGTCCAGCTGCGGTTCCAGCACAGCCAG GATGTCAGCGACTGCTACCTGGAGCTGTTCCCCGCCCACCTGTACTTCCAGGCCCACGGCTCGGAAGGACTCACATTTCAG GCCCGCTGCCCGCACCCCTCCTGGTGCTCTGCCCCAGCCGGGCCGAGCTGGACCGCTGGCTTTACCACCTGGAGAAGCAGACGGCCCTCCTCGGGGAACCGCAGCGCTGCCACTCGGCACCCCCACAG GGGTCCTGCGGAGACGAGCTCCCCTGGACTCTGCAGCGCCGTCTAACCCGGCTGCGGACCGCGTCAGGACACGAACCCGGCGGCAGTGCTGTCTGTGCCTCCAGGGTCAAGCTGCAGCACCTGCCGGCACAGGTGGGTGTGAG GAGCAGTGGGACCGGCTTTTGGTCCTGTACCCAACGTCCTTGGCCATTTTCTCCGAGGAGCTGGACGGGCTTTGCTTCAAG GGGGAGCTCCCACTCCGTGCGGTCCACATCAAcctggaggagaaggagaagcagatCCGTTCCTTCCTGATTGAAG GCCCCCTCATCAACACCATCCGCGTGGTGTGCGCCAGCTACGAGGACTACGGCCACTGGCTGCTGTGCCTTCGCGCCGTCACCCACAGGGAGCGGGCCCCGCCGCTGCCTGGTGCCGAGAGCTTCCCAGGGTTGCAG GTTATGGGCAGTGGCCGAGGCTCACTCTCCTCAGGCGGACGGATCAGCTGGGACTTGGGGTGCCTGGCGCCCCCCTCCACCCGCACCAGCCACTCCCTGCCTGAGTCCTCAGTGCCATCCACCGTGGGCTGCTCCTCCCACCACACACCG GACCAGGCCAGCTCTGACCGCACCAGCATTGGCCGACGGAGGACCGAGCTGAGACGCAGCGGCAGCAGCCGCTCACCCAGGAGCAAGGCCCGGGCAGAGGGCCACGGCCCTGTCACCCCACTGCACCTGGACCTGACCCAG CTGAACAGGCTGAGCCTAGAGAGCAGCCCAGACACCCCTGACCGCACTTCAGAAACATCACACTCGCCCCTCTATGCCGACCCCTACACACCACCCGCCACCTCCCACCGCAGGGTCACAGATGTCCGGGGCCTGGAGGAG TTCCTCAGTGCCATGCAGAGTGCACCTGGACCTGTGCCCTTAAGCCCACTCCCCTCGGTGCCTGTGTCTGTGCCTGCCTCTGACCCTGGCTCCAGCTCCTCTGGCCCCGCTGGCCCCCACTTGCTCTCCAAGAAGGGAGCCCTGCAGTCCAGAGCCTCTCAGAGACACCGGGGCTCAGCCAAGGATGGGGGGCCACAGCCCCCAGACTCCCTTCAGCTT GTCTCCTCTGCCAGGGAAGGTTCGCCTGAACCCCGGCTGCCTCTGACAG ATGATCGGTCCCCCAGGAGGAGCCGGGACCCTGGCTACAACCACCTCTTGGACGAGACTTTGTCTTCTTCCCACCAGAAGTGCCCCCAGCTTGGAGGGCCTGAGGCCAGTGGGGGGCTTGTGCAGTGGATCTGA